From Oceanotoga teriensis, the proteins below share one genomic window:
- the pflA gene encoding pyruvate formate-lyase-activating protein — protein MNRLIGELHSFESCGTVDGPGLRFVIFMQGCPLRCKFCHNPDTWNIKEAKYHRSPEFVVNHVLKYKSFIKNGGVTITGGEPFMQIDFLKEILKRFKQEGLHTAVDTSGYIFNDKVKDVLKYVDLVLLDIKAIDEKIYKNITGVELKPTLEFAKYLSEINKPTWIRHVLVPTLNDKESLLNDLADFIKELKNVEKVEILPFHKMGEYKWQNLGLKYELSDVLPPDNNKLRKVKDIFISKGIIV, from the coding sequence TTGAATAGACTAATTGGAGAATTACATTCTTTTGAATCTTGTGGAACTGTAGACGGACCTGGGTTAAGATTTGTAATTTTCATGCAAGGTTGTCCTTTGAGATGTAAATTTTGTCATAATCCAGATACTTGGAATATAAAAGAAGCTAAATATCATAGATCACCAGAATTTGTGGTAAATCATGTTTTAAAGTACAAAAGCTTTATAAAAAATGGAGGAGTTACAATAACAGGCGGAGAACCTTTTATGCAAATAGATTTTTTAAAAGAAATTTTAAAAAGATTTAAACAAGAAGGATTGCATACTGCTGTAGATACTTCAGGATATATATTCAATGATAAGGTTAAAGATGTTTTAAAATATGTAGATTTAGTACTTCTTGATATTAAAGCTATAGATGAAAAAATATATAAAAATATAACAGGAGTTGAATTAAAACCTACTTTAGAATTTGCAAAATATTTATCAGAAATAAATAAACCTACTTGGATAAGACATGTTTTAGTTCCAACTTTGAATGATAAAGAATCATTATTAAATGATCTTGCTGATTTCATAAAAGAACTTAAAAATGTTGAAAAAGTAGAAATACTTCCTTTTCATAAAATGGGAGAATATAAATGGCAAAATTTAGGATTAAAATACGAATTGTCAGATGTTTTACCACCAGATAATAATAAATTAAGAAAAGTCAAAGATATTTTTATTAGTAAAGGTATTATTGTTTGA
- the pflB gene encoding formate C-acetyltransferase has translation MFEEWKGFKGDLWKKEINVRDFIQNNYTEYTGDEKFLAEATENSKKLWNKLSEMFKVENEKGIYDAETSEPSQIDNYDPGYIEKEIEKIVGVQTDKPLKRAIFPNGGLRMVKQSLEAYGYTLDETTEKIYTKYRKSHNDGVFSAYTDEIRACRRSGIVTGLPDAYGRGRIIGDYRRVALYGVDKLIEEKKFLLSEKYNKYDMDEELILKREEFSEQIKALNALKNMALSYGFDISKPANNSKEAIQWTYFGYLAAVKEQNGAAMSLGRVSTFLDIYIKRDLDDGIIDEKTAQEYIDHFVMKLRIVRFLRTPSYNELFSGDPTWVTESIGGMGVDGRSLVTKTSFRFLNTLYNLGSAPEPNMTILWSERLPENWKKYCTKVSIDTSALQYENDDLMRPEFGDDYGIACCVSPMKIGKQMQFFGARVNLPKALLYAINGGKDEKTGVQVAPKYEPINSEYLNYEEVKEKLQNMLKWLAGVYVKALNIIHFMHDKYSYEAVQMALHDAEVIRTEAFGIAGLSIIADSLAAIKNAKVKVIRNDVGLAIDYKIEGEYVAFGNNEDETDNIAVETVEYFMNELRKHKMYRNAVPTQSILTITSNVVYGKKTGSTPDGRKAGEPFAPGANPMHGRDKRGAIASLSSVAKLPFEHANDGISYTFAITPSTLGKTDEERQKNLISLLDGYFTPNGGQHLNVNVFNRNLLIDAMEHPENYPQLTIRVSGYAVNFVKLTKEQQLDVINRTIAERI, from the coding sequence ATGTTTGAAGAATGGAAAGGTTTTAAAGGCGATTTATGGAAAAAAGAAATTAATGTGAGAGATTTTATTCAGAATAATTATACTGAATATACCGGGGATGAAAAATTTCTTGCAGAAGCAACAGAAAATTCAAAGAAACTTTGGAATAAATTATCTGAAATGTTTAAAGTTGAGAATGAAAAAGGTATATATGATGCAGAAACATCAGAACCATCACAAATAGACAATTATGATCCAGGTTATATTGAAAAAGAAATCGAAAAAATAGTTGGTGTTCAAACAGATAAACCATTAAAAAGAGCAATTTTCCCAAATGGTGGACTTAGAATGGTAAAACAATCACTTGAAGCATATGGTTATACTCTCGATGAAACCACTGAAAAAATATATACTAAGTACAGAAAATCACATAATGATGGTGTATTTTCTGCTTATACAGATGAAATAAGAGCTTGTAGAAGATCTGGTATTGTTACAGGATTACCAGATGCATATGGTAGAGGTAGAATTATTGGTGACTATAGAAGAGTTGCTTTATATGGTGTAGACAAATTAATAGAAGAAAAGAAATTTTTACTTTCAGAGAAATATAATAAATATGATATGGATGAAGAATTAATATTAAAAAGAGAAGAATTTTCAGAACAAATAAAAGCTTTGAATGCTTTAAAAAATATGGCTTTATCTTATGGTTTTGATATTTCAAAACCAGCTAATAATTCAAAAGAAGCTATTCAATGGACTTATTTTGGATATCTTGCAGCTGTTAAAGAACAAAATGGAGCCGCAATGTCTTTAGGTAGAGTTTCTACTTTTTTAGATATTTATATAAAGAGAGATCTTGATGATGGAATAATAGATGAAAAAACAGCTCAAGAATATATAGATCATTTTGTAATGAAATTGAGAATTGTTAGATTTTTAAGGACCCCTTCTTATAATGAATTATTCTCAGGTGATCCAACTTGGGTTACAGAATCAATTGGTGGAATGGGTGTAGATGGTAGAAGTCTTGTAACAAAAACTTCTTTTAGATTTTTAAATACTTTATATAATTTAGGTTCTGCACCAGAGCCTAATATGACAATTTTATGGTCTGAACGTCTTCCAGAAAATTGGAAAAAGTATTGTACAAAAGTTTCAATAGATACTTCAGCTTTACAATATGAAAATGATGATTTAATGAGACCCGAATTTGGAGATGATTATGGTATAGCTTGTTGTGTTTCTCCAATGAAAATAGGTAAACAAATGCAATTTTTTGGTGCAAGAGTAAATCTTCCAAAAGCTTTATTATATGCAATAAATGGAGGAAAAGATGAAAAAACAGGTGTGCAAGTTGCTCCAAAGTATGAACCTATAAATTCCGAATACTTAAATTATGAAGAAGTAAAAGAAAAACTTCAAAATATGTTGAAATGGTTAGCTGGAGTTTATGTTAAAGCATTAAATATAATTCATTTTATGCATGATAAATATTCCTATGAAGCAGTACAAATGGCTTTACATGATGCTGAAGTTATAAGAACAGAAGCATTCGGTATTGCAGGATTATCTATAATAGCTGATTCTCTTGCTGCAATTAAAAATGCTAAGGTAAAAGTAATAAGAAATGATGTTGGTCTTGCTATCGATTATAAAATAGAAGGTGAATATGTAGCTTTTGGAAATAATGAAGATGAAACTGATAATATTGCAGTTGAAACTGTAGAATATTTTATGAATGAACTTAGAAAACATAAGATGTATAGAAACGCAGTACCTACTCAATCAATTTTAACAATAACTTCAAATGTAGTTTATGGTAAAAAAACTGGAAGTACTCCTGATGGAAGAAAAGCTGGTGAACCTTTTGCACCAGGCGCAAATCCTATGCATGGTAGAGATAAAAGAGGAGCTATTGCTTCATTATCTTCTGTTGCAAAACTTCCGTTTGAACATGCAAATGATGGAATTTCATATACTTTTGCAATTACTCCATCAACTTTGGGAAAAACAGATGAAGAAAGACAAAAAAACTTAATTTCATTATTAGATGGATATTTCACACCTAATGGTGGTCAGCATTTAAATGTAAATGTTTTTAATAGAAATCTTTTAATAGATGCTATGGAACATCCAGAAAATTATCCTCAATTAACTATTAGAGTTTCAGGTTATGCCGTTAATTTTGTAAAACTTACTAAAGAACAACAACTAGATGTTATAAACAGAACAATAGCAGAAAGAATTTAA